Genomic DNA from Streptacidiphilus rugosus AM-16:
GCGCACGGTACCACCCGCTTCGTCAAGGGCCCTACGATCAACACGGGAAAGCGCCGACCTGGGAACACCAGGCAGCGTAACGTGCCCATAGCGCAATTGGCTGCTCCGCCGAGGGGTCGTGAACGTGACCGACAAGCAGACCGTCCAGGCATACGCCGATGCCTGGACCCAGTCCATCGAGGCCATATCCGAGCTGGTCGCCCCGCTGAGCGAGGGCGCGTGGAACCGTCCGACCGAGTGCCCCGGCTGGTCAGTCAGGGACGTCGTCTCGCACGTCATCGCCATGGAGCTGGAGCTGCTCGGCGACCCGCGCCCGATCCACACGCTCCCGCGCGACCTGCGCCACGTGGTGGACGAGTTCAGCCGCTACTGCGAGGTGCCGGTCGACAAGCGGCGCTGCCACACCGCGCCCGAGATGACGGCGGAGCTGGAGTACACCATCATCCGCCGCGGCCGGGCGCTGCGCACCAACACGCGCTACGAGCCGATGGACGACATCCGCTGGCCGATGGGCCCGTACAGCCGTGACGTCCCCTACCACCAGCTGCTGCGCACCCGCGTCTTCGACGTCTGGACCCACGAGCAGGACGTCCGCCGGGCGCTGCACGCCCCCGGCGGCCTGGACACCCCGGCCGCGGCGATCACCCGCGACTACCTGATCGAGCTCCTCCCCAAGGCCGTCGCGAAGCTCGCGGGCGCGCCGGCGGGCTCGGCGGTGGTCTTCGACGTCCACGGCGCACAGGAGTTCATGCGCACGGTCCACGTGGACGAGGCCGGCCGCGGCAGCGTCGACGCCCAGGTCCCGCTGGCCCCGGTGGTCCGCGTCACCACGGACTGGGAGACCTACGCCCGCCTCGCCTGCGGCCGCGTCACGGCGTCCGCGGCGGACGTGAAGACCGAGGGCGACGAGGCGCTGGCGCGCCGCATCCTGGACAACTTCGCGGTCACGCCGTAGCAGGACGGCGCGGCAGCTCTTGGCCAAGGGGCAGTTGCACTGCCTCAGGGGCGCGGGGCTCTGCTTGATCAACTGCGTGCGCGGCAAGCCCCCAGCCTTCGGCCGGGAGGTACCCCCTCCCGCGTGCGGATGGTCCTCGACGCGGAGGGCCATCCGCACCGGGTGGTTGCTATCGCCCCTTTATGCGCCCGCGGCGCGGGGCTGGGGGATCAGCTGGCTCTCGCGGCGGAGCGCGGCGCGGCGGAGGCGGAGGATCTGGAAGAGGCCCAGGGCCATCGGGGCGTACAGCGTGGTGAACGCGGCACGGAACGCCGACGGGGTGTACGTCGCGGCGGAGCCCGACGTCGTCGCGTCGAGGACGAGGCCGATCAGGAAGAGGGCCAGAACCGCGGCGATGAATCCGCCCATGTTGACGATGCCCGACGCCGTGCCGATCCGCTCCGGCGGGTTGACCGGGCGGGCGTAGTCGAGGCCGATCAGTGAGGCCGGGCCGTTGCTGCCCATCACCACGACCAGGGCGACCAGCAGCCAGACCGGCACGTGCCCGCCCGGCCAGGCCAGGACCAGGCCCCAGACGCCGCCGGTCACCAGCACCACCAGGAAGACCGTCGGCGTCCGCAGGCCCGGGCGGCGGGACATCAGCTGGCCGAACAGCACCGAGAAGCCCATGCCCGCGACGATCACCAGGCTCAGCATCCCGCTGGCGGCCGCACGGGACATGCCCTGCCCCTCCATCAGGAAGGGCATGCCCCAGAGCAGCAGAAAGCTGGACGCGGGGAACGCCGTCGTGAAGTGCACCCACATGCCCAGCCGGGTCCCCGGCTCGCTCCAGGCGGCACGGATCTGCTCGCGCAGCGAGAAGCCCCTGGCCCGGTCAGGAGCGTCGACCGCGCGCCGCCGCGCGAACAGCGGTTCGCGCGCCGCGCTCTCCGGCGTCTCGCGCAGCGCCAGCAGGACCAGGGCCAGCACGCCGACGCCCAGCAGCGCCGTCGTGGCGAAGGTCGGCGTCCAGCCGGCGCTGTGCAGGACCTGGGAGAGCACCATCGTGCTGACCAGATTGCCCATGGTGCCGACCAACCCGGTCAGCTGCGCGATGAACGGGTTGCGGAAGACCGGGAACCAGCGTGCGCCGATCCGCAGCACGCTGACGAAGGTCATCGCGTCGCCGCAGCCCAGCACGCCGCGGGCGAGCAGCGCCGGGGTGAAGGACGTGGCCAGCGCGAAGCCGAGCTGCCCGGCCGTGAGCAGCACGAGGCCCGCGCTGAGGATCCGGCGCGGGCCGTGGCGGTCGACGAGCAGGCCGACCGGTATCTGCATGCTCGCGTAGACCAGGACCTGGAGGATGGAGAAGGTCGAGAGCGCGGAGGCGTTGATCCCGAACCGTGCGGCCGCGTCCAGCCCGGCCACGCCGAGGCTGGTGCGGTGGACCACGGCCAGCACGTAGACCGTGACCCCGATGCCCCACGCGGTCCACGCCGCCCGGCCGCCCGGCGGCTCGCGGCGCACCGTGACGGCCGTCGCCACGCCCTCGGCGGCTGCGACGGTGGGCACGGCGGCGCCCGGGGCGGCGGCAGGGTCGGCTGTCATGATGCGCCCATCCTATTGGTAGGACGAATCCGTCCCGGCGGCGCGGTCCGCCCGACCCCGGGGCGTACGGTTCAGCCGCAGGTCAGTGGGCCTGCGCGTAGGAGAAGAGGCTGAAGATGCGGTCGTCGAAGATCGGGCTGTAGCTGGTCCAGCTGTTCGGGCCGCCGGCGTCCTCGCCGCCGGTGAGGCCGACGATCCAGCCGCTCTTGCCGTTGAAGTAAGTGATCCACGGACCGCCGGAGGTGCCGCCGTAGAAGCCGGTGCAGTAGGTCACCATCTGCCGGTAGCCGGCCAGCTTGCTGGTGCGTACCTTCGGCGTGCAGCGGATGGCCGAGTCGGCGCTGTCCGCGGTGATCTTCGGGTAGCCGAGCACCGTCACGTAGAGGTAGTAGCTCGACGTGCGGGTGAGCCAGTTTCCGCCGGTGACACTCTGCACGGTCTTGCCCTGGGCGTTGTTGGCGACCTGGGCGAAGGCGTAGTCGTAGTCGCTGGGCGCGCCGTAGGAGCTGGTGAAGTGGGCGTCCTTGAAGACCTTGGTCACCGGCCAGATGCCGTAGGGCTGCTTGGCCGCCGACAGGCCGTGCTTGTAGTCCGGCACATAGGCCATCCACGAGCCCGGGTTGCAGTGCGCGGCCATGACGATCATGTTGCCGTGGGCGCTGTTGACCACGCTGGCGGTGCAGTAGTGCGTCGTCAGGTCCCCGGTCGAGCGGTAGAAGATGACGCCCGTCGTCGGGGTGCCGGCGAAGTGGTACGAGTAGGCCATGTTCGCCGTGACCGCCTGCGGCGCCTTGCCGGCCACCGCGGCCCGGCCGCTCCTGACCGCCG
This window encodes:
- a CDS encoding maleylpyruvate isomerase family mycothiol-dependent enzyme, which gives rise to MTDKQTVQAYADAWTQSIEAISELVAPLSEGAWNRPTECPGWSVRDVVSHVIAMELELLGDPRPIHTLPRDLRHVVDEFSRYCEVPVDKRRCHTAPEMTAELEYTIIRRGRALRTNTRYEPMDDIRWPMGPYSRDVPYHQLLRTRVFDVWTHEQDVRRALHAPGGLDTPAAAITRDYLIELLPKAVAKLAGAPAGSAVVFDVHGAQEFMRTVHVDEAGRGSVDAQVPLAPVVRVTTDWETYARLACGRVTASAADVKTEGDEALARRILDNFAVTP
- a CDS encoding MFS transporter → MTADPAAAPGAAVPTVAAAEGVATAVTVRREPPGGRAAWTAWGIGVTVYVLAVVHRTSLGVAGLDAAARFGINASALSTFSILQVLVYASMQIPVGLLVDRHGPRRILSAGLVLLTAGQLGFALATSFTPALLARGVLGCGDAMTFVSVLRIGARWFPVFRNPFIAQLTGLVGTMGNLVSTMVLSQVLHSAGWTPTFATTALLGVGVLALVLLALRETPESAAREPLFARRRAVDAPDRARGFSLREQIRAAWSEPGTRLGMWVHFTTAFPASSFLLLWGMPFLMEGQGMSRAAASGMLSLVIVAGMGFSVLFGQLMSRRPGLRTPTVFLVVLVTGGVWGLVLAWPGGHVPVWLLVALVVVMGSNGPASLIGLDYARPVNPPERIGTASGIVNMGGFIAAVLALFLIGLVLDATTSGSAATYTPSAFRAAFTTLYAPMALGLFQILRLRRAALRRESQLIPQPRAAGA
- a CDS encoding trypsin-like serine peptidase; its protein translation is MGERSRGRALGLKAAVGGLVALGVLGAVFAPSALGASSGASEPVVASQSKAAVGVVGAGGAAGASGVAVPGTGSMAVAPRIAATSSADWNVAAATKFWTTARLDSATPVGGSSAAVRSGRAAVAGKAPQAVTANMAYSYHFAGTPTTGVIFYRSTGDLTTHYCTASVVNSAHGNMIVMAAHCNPGSWMAYVPDYKHGLSAAKQPYGIWPVTKVFKDAHFTSSYGAPSDYDYAFAQVANNAQGKTVQSVTGGNWLTRTSSYYLYVTVLGYPKITADSADSAIRCTPKVRTSKLAGYRQMVTYCTGFYGGTSGGPWITYFNGKSGWIVGLTGGEDAGGPNSWTSYSPIFDDRIFSLFSYAQAH